Genomic window (Cellulosilyticum lentocellum DSM 5427):
TACTAGATTAATAACTGCTGGCGGCTCTTTTAGTCCTTCCTCCAAATATAAATGGATACCTTGAATACACCACCATAAAATACCCCCTACTTCTTTCATAAGCTTTTCTTTTAAATGCTTATCTTTCTTTTCCTCTGGCAAATCCAGTTTAAAAGGAATGACCTTTAACCGTCTCCAAATCCCTTTATCCGTTCCTACAACCTCTGGCATATGATTCGTAAATAGCCATAGTTTAAACTGTGGCAAAAAAGAAGTCGGTTCACAATATAAACGCCTTGCTGTGACCTTATCTTCACCTGTAAGCTGCTTAATTAATCCTTCATTAAATCGTACTCCTTTATTACTTTCTACGCATACGACCAAACGTGCATCCATTAAATTGATAATGTCAGGACTTGCCTCTGATCCTTGCCTAATTTGAGAGATTGTTTCTGCCTGTGGACACTTCACATAGTCATTTAGTATATAACTTAAAATGTCCTTAAATACCCCTTTTCCATTGGCTCCATCACCATACCCAATAAACATACACTGTTCATGAGTAAAGCCTGTTAAACTGTAACCTATGGCCTTTTGAACATACCTCATTAACTCTCTATCCCCTAAGAAAATCTGCTTTATAAATTTTTCCCAATTAGGAGCTGCTATATTTTCTACATATGCAACATTGGTAACTTGCGAAAGATAATCTGTCGCTCGATGTTCTTTAAGTTGCTTATCATTAATATCGTAAGTGCCATTTGGCATATTAATAAGGTGTCTTGGCTGATTAAAGTGTGTAGACACAATCGGCAATAAATGCTTAGTCTCATTCAAAATAGAACTCTTTCCTCTATAACTTCTGCAATTTTTAAGGTGCATATTGTATAAGAAAGTTTGTTTCTTTTTCTCTCTGCCCTCTGGCATTTTACTTAAGATTAAAGCAAAATCATGCCCCATACGTTCAATCATTTTACCAGCCAGTATTCTAACACCATCTACTCTATCTTCTTCCCACTTAATGCCATTGTATAGATACCATTTATTCATATCATAGGCAAAGCAAAGTCTATCTTTGTACATTATGGCCATCGTATGAGCATTATCTGTATCATCTAATCGATAATTCTTATAAGGCTCACTAATTCGCTTCTGCTCTTCTACTTGCTCAATAAGCTCTAAGAGTTCATGCTTGGTATGCCCTTCTTCTAGGTAGTCCGTCACATCACCATGTGGTTCTTTGCTTGGTACGACCACCCTAATAGTTTTAGCAACTACTGCTAGGTCAGCACAGATTTTCTTACTTAGTTGCTCACCTGCTTCATCATTATCTTGAAAAATGATTACATCTAGATTCTCAAAGTATTGTTTAAAATCCTCTAACCATGCAGTGGCTCCTCCTGCTGTGGTGGCTAAAAGTCCCAATTGCTGTAGTGTGTGGACATCCTTCTCACCCTCTACGTAATAGATAGGCTTCTGTTGTTCTTTCGCTTCCTTAATAGCTGATTTATTATAAAGTGTCTTATTAATGTTCTTAAAAACATTCTTCCAAATCACTTTTTCTTCCTTTACACGAAAATGACGAATTTCCTTGCCCTCATATCGTGCCTTATAGTACAATACATTTTGCAATTGATCATCATAATAGGGATATAAGGCTTCCAATCTTAAATCACCCTTTTTAGGATCTTGCCACACCTTTACTTTTTCTCGCCAAGTTAGAGTATAGGTGTTGTTTTGTTTAAAGAGATATTTCATTTCTAGTCCAATAGCACCTAGAATCATTTCTGTACTGCATCCTGCGTGACAATGTAACAAAATGCGTTCATCCGTTTCTTTGATTGATAAACTTGGTTCTTTATCTCTATGAGCAGGACAACAACAAATATATGAGTCTGCTCCATTCTTTTTTACCTTTTCTAATCTTTCTAATAAATCCTCGATCCTCAAATCTTTCCTCCTGCATGTCTTCCTTAAATGTCTTTTTATATTATTAGTGCATAACCTGTTTCTTGCTCTGTAAATACTTATATAAATCCTGTTCATCTACTCTTAATGCTCTTTTACCTAATACAATCTTAGGAAAGCCTTTGGACCAGAACATATTATAAGTTGCAGTTGTACTCAATCCCGTAATCACTTGTGTCTGCTTTGGTGTCAATAATTTCATGCTCGTTACTCCTCTTTCAATAAATCTTCTACTTTGACTTCTAATGCTTTTGCTAATTTACCTATTGTCTGTGGCCTTGCCACTTGTCTACCACTTTTTAAGCGTTGTAAGGTCACTCTAGATATACCAGCACATTTCGATAATTCTTCTGCTGAAAAACAATTTCTTGCAATTTCAACAGAAAGTTTATGTGTATCTATTTTCAATTCTCTACCTCCTTTTAGATACGTTTTGTATCGAATACCTTTTAACTATAAGATACATTTTGTATCTAGTCAATACTGTTTCAAAATATTATGTATACATTTTGTATCGTTTATGGTAAATTACATAATGAAGGAGTGAGGAAATATGTTAGGTAATAATATTAAGACTGCACGTAAAAAACTAAAATTAACTCAAAAAGAACTCGCTCAACAATTGGGTATAGCAGAGATTACAATAAGAAAATATGAAAAGGGAGAAAGGGAACCTAATTTAGAAACTATAGAAAAATTAGCGGTTACTCTTAAAGTTACCCCTTATGAATTACTTGGTAATCTTAATAACTCAGTAGCTCTTAATCATGCACCAATGGCAGAGGTTACTAAAAATCTCTCTTTATTAGCCGGATCGCCTGATGATGCCATAAATGGGCTTGGTACTAACTTAGAGATACTCATAGAGAATATAACAGCGAATACCTTAAATAAGCATAATGTACCTTATACAAGGCATGATGCTCATGCCTATATTGATGCTATGAATAAACTACTCAACAAACTCTGTATCATTGCTAATCCCATGCAATTCATTAATGACCCAGAGCATACCAATCTTATAAAGGAGATTGATAATTTTATGGGATATAAGCTTAACCAATTTAACGAACAGGAGGATTAAATGACCAAAGCTACACAAGAAAAGACTAGAAAGAAAGGACAAAATGTAGACGGACTCTATACTGCTACCGTTGATACAGGTATACGAAATGCTAATGGTACTAAAAAATACAAATATTTTAGAGCCAAAACTAAAAAAGAATTAAAGGCAAAAGTAGATGCTTATAAAATGGATGTGGCACTTAATGGTAAACCACTTGATAAAACAACTGTAACGCTCTCTGAATGGGTTTATCAGTTCTTATTTGTTCATGTGATTCATGAGGTCGCACCTACTACATTTCACCGTTATGTTAATCTATATGAGGTGCATATAAAAGATAGTTATATTGGTGACATAGGCTTACAATGCATTACACATACACAAATACAACGATATTTCAACAATAAAACCGATAAGGCAAAAGCCACCTTACAAAAAATAAAAAACCTATTAAATAAGGCGTTTAAATCAGCTATTCATAATAACTTTATTAGATATAATCCAATGGATGGCATTATTATCCCAAAAACAGCTAAAGAAGCTAAGGAAATCAAAATCCTAACGACCCAAGAACAGTTACGTTATATAGAAGCCTCAAAAGCTGAGCCAAACGGCCTCTTCCTTCGTCTTGCTCTTTATACAGGTATGAGACTGGGAGAAGTTCTTGCACTTAAATGGGAGAATGTGGACTTAGAGCAAGGTACTATTACCGTCAAAGAAAGTATGAAACGTTCTAGAGTCTACAGTGATGATGGGAACTTTATTGTGGAGGATGTGATTAAAGAGCCTAAAACTAAAAAAGGTATCAGGCTCATATATATACCTGATATCCTTATTGAGGAACTAAAACAAATTGAAAAAGAAGATGGCCTCGTGTTTGACACCAATGAATCTACAGTTAATCATATGCATGATCGCATCTGTACTGCTGCTAAAATCAATCCAAATAAAGTTTATAAAGGTGAAACTGCAACAACTGTCTATGGTGTAGGTATACACGCTTTAAGGCATACATTGGCTACTAGACTACTTGAAAACAACGTAAACATTAAATATGTGAGTGATATATTAGGACATAAAAACATTACTACTACCTATAATATCTATAGTCATGTCTTAGATGATAGCAAAAGAGAAGTAGCTACTACAATTAATCAAATCTTTACTTATTAAAAGGCTCAGTACACTTTAACTGAGCTTATTTTTATAAAATAGATTTTTCACTGTCATCTAGTAATAACTCCCATGTCACAAAGTTTATTTACAGTTTTAAGGAATCGTTTAGAATTATCTTCTCTAAATCTTAAATACTCTTGATTTACTATCGTCCTCTGACAATGAGGTAATTCCCCTAACGAAAAACTATTATATTCTCCACGTTTCTCCTGATCGATTAATGCCTCAATTATAGAAGCACCAATAAGTGAAAATCTTTCAATGTCATAAAAACTAACGATTTTTATATGATTACTCATCCATATGTACGCTGATGAACCACTCTCAATCTTTAACTTTTGAGCTGCATTTTCATAGATTAAATGCCGTGGAATATAATTATCTTCCAATATTGCTGCTATACCCCATGTATTTTCCCTTGTAATTTTTATATCTGAAATAAACGGATTATATTTTATTCCGAATGCTTTAGTTAGCTGATTATAGACCTGAACAATTATTTTACCCATAATATCTATGGTTTTATCAAAACTTCTTTTATCCATTACTCTTAAGCCAATACTTGGTACAGAAGATTTACTGTCTATTAATAAATACTGGTCCTTTTCTCTTAATAGAACATCTAACGATTTTCCAGTATCTTTCTTTGATTCTTCATAATCAACCTCTTTAAATATTTCATCATATGACATAGAATTTTTTAGTAGCTCATACAAATAATTTTCTAGAACCTCTTTACCAATCTTTTGTCGCAATGAATCATTATTCTGTGTAATCCTATATAATAACGATGAAGAAACATTTCTCTTAATAAGATGTGGCAAAGGAAAATAAACATAATTATTTTCTTGAATAAATGCATAGGTATACGAAGGTCTCAGGCAATATATATATAACTCTGGTTTATCTGTCACTAACTTTAATTGTCTAATATATTCATCTCTTGTAATTGATAAAGCACTATATGCATTAGGATAGAACTCATTCAGTACATAGTTTACAATGTTATTAATATTAACTTTGTCAGGAATACTATAGATAGTATTTAAAAAATATCCAAGTTCCATAAATTCATTAAAACCAACGCCAAACTTATCAACAAAGCATTTTTGTACATCAACATTTTCACTTTTATAATTTAATATATAACTATATTTAAACAGCCTATAATAGAAACATTCTTGTGGATAAAATTGATTTAATCCCAAACTTACAAGCATCATTGCCAATCCATTTTCGTCCAAATTTTTAGGTACATAATTTCGAATAGCATTAATCATATGTATAAACTTTTTTTCTTCTTTACCATCGAAATTATTGTTATTATATTCCTTATTTGATGTAATAGCCAACAATACAAAAGTCTCTAATTCCCAAGGATATGGAATCCTTAACCTTAACATTTTTTCTACGTTAATAGCTCCATTAACATCAACTAATTTATGTGAATATTTATGACATATACGCATTTTTTCTTCAAAACAATATCTATTTAAAATTCTACCAATATCACCATAAGTACAATAATGATTTTCCCCTAGCAAATGCTCATCCCCCTATAATAGGATTACTATGATTATCAATCCAAACATTAATGAATTAGATTAGTGATTTTAATCCCATCTAGCCTTAATAAAGTATTAGATTCCTCCATATGCCATCCATCTTCTTTTTTGGCTAAAAAACATAAAACGCCATATACTGGTTTCTTTTTCTTAAATGCAATGTTTCCTTCAATAGCTATCTTAGATGCATTAAGTATTTTTGTTCTCTCTTCCTCATCTCGAAAATAATATGTAACACCTACAACAATCTGATTATTGCAGTTTATTTTAGATGCACACTTAGATTTAGGATGCCCATTCAACTTAGATGTAATACCATTATTAGTCCTTATAGCAAAACATGCTGCATAAAATGGTGCATAGGCATACATCTCTACC
Coding sequences:
- a CDS encoding phage/plasmid primase, P4 family, which encodes MRIEDLLERLEKVKKNGADSYICCCPAHRDKEPSLSIKETDERILLHCHAGCSTEMILGAIGLEMKYLFKQNNTYTLTWREKVKVWQDPKKGDLRLEALYPYYDDQLQNVLYYKARYEGKEIRHFRVKEEKVIWKNVFKNINKTLYNKSAIKEAKEQQKPIYYVEGEKDVHTLQQLGLLATTAGGATAWLEDFKQYFENLDVIIFQDNDEAGEQLSKKICADLAVVAKTIRVVVPSKEPHGDVTDYLEEGHTKHELLELIEQVEEQKRISEPYKNYRLDDTDNAHTMAIMYKDRLCFAYDMNKWYLYNGIKWEEDRVDGVRILAGKMIERMGHDFALILSKMPEGREKKKQTFLYNMHLKNCRSYRGKSSILNETKHLLPIVSTHFNQPRHLINMPNGTYDINDKQLKEHRATDYLSQVTNVAYVENIAAPNWEKFIKQIFLGDRELMRYVQKAIGYSLTGFTHEQCMFIGYGDGANGKGVFKDILSYILNDYVKCPQAETISQIRQGSEASPDIINLMDARLVVCVESNKGVRFNEGLIKQLTGEDKVTARRLYCEPTSFLPQFKLWLFTNHMPEVVGTDKGIWRRLKVIPFKLDLPEEKKDKHLKEKLMKEVGGILWWCIQGIHLYLEEGLKEPPAVINLVHEFKEESDTLGLFLKECTIHKEGSKVQAKDLYTKYVEWCRANNEVPDNKTRFGLDMKKRIPKESDGRNVYYRDIALVLTVSQFVNVN
- a CDS encoding helix-turn-helix transcriptional regulator, with protein sequence MKLLTPKQTQVITGLSTTATYNMFWSKGFPKIVLGKRALRVDEQDLYKYLQSKKQVMH
- a CDS encoding helix-turn-helix domain-containing protein, which gives rise to MKIDTHKLSVEIARNCFSAEELSKCAGISRVTLQRLKSGRQVARPQTIGKLAKALEVKVEDLLKEE
- a CDS encoding helix-turn-helix domain-containing protein, which codes for MLGNNIKTARKKLKLTQKELAQQLGIAEITIRKYEKGEREPNLETIEKLAVTLKVTPYELLGNLNNSVALNHAPMAEVTKNLSLLAGSPDDAINGLGTNLEILIENITANTLNKHNVPYTRHDAHAYIDAMNKLLNKLCIIANPMQFINDPEHTNLIKEIDNFMGYKLNQFNEQED
- a CDS encoding tyrosine-type recombinase/integrase, encoding MTKATQEKTRKKGQNVDGLYTATVDTGIRNANGTKKYKYFRAKTKKELKAKVDAYKMDVALNGKPLDKTTVTLSEWVYQFLFVHVIHEVAPTTFHRYVNLYEVHIKDSYIGDIGLQCITHTQIQRYFNNKTDKAKATLQKIKNLLNKAFKSAIHNNFIRYNPMDGIIIPKTAKEAKEIKILTTQEQLRYIEASKAEPNGLFLRLALYTGMRLGEVLALKWENVDLEQGTITVKESMKRSRVYSDDGNFIVEDVIKEPKTKKGIRLIYIPDILIEELKQIEKEDGLVFDTNESTVNHMHDRICTAAKINPNKVYKGETATTVYGVGIHALRHTLATRLLENNVNIKYVSDILGHKNITTTYNIYSHVLDDSKREVATTINQIFTY